One window of the Rhipicephalus sanguineus isolate Rsan-2018 chromosome 4, BIME_Rsan_1.4, whole genome shotgun sequence genome contains the following:
- the LOC125758296 gene encoding LOW QUALITY PROTEIN: uncharacterized protein LOC125758296 (The sequence of the model RefSeq protein was modified relative to this genomic sequence to represent the inferred CDS: substituted 2 bases at 2 genomic stop codons), which yields MRSLIECGRVRSRRLEKREVMFRQADPEVRAREAAAARKRRQADPEAVRSRDAAVKRLKRSLPEVGGTDAYFKRDFLDRSIGHSCMVCDRLWLGNNLTTISSIGNEQSRANAIAVLQREYAATSQEDHSEYTVCPTCKGSLVTGKAPAMSVTYGYRYPPKPDHMPELNPLEERLIAPRLPFMSIRRLTHGSGQHGIKGQVLNVPINVQNTLQCLLRNIPDDAAFDVHLKRRLVNKPSCKEGLIKKRNALERSPLXXYLKIKVNWSRLVQFDDDVQCDDDEIEPTP from the exons ATGCGGTCCCTGATCGAGTGTGGCAGGGTGCGTTCTCGTCGGTTGGAGAAAAGGGAGGTGATGTTCAG acaagcggacccggaggtgagagcccgcgaagcggCGGCGGCACGAAAGCGCCGGCAAGCGGATCCCGAGGCGGTGCGGTCGAGGGATGCTGCAGTCAAGCGCCtcaagcggtcgctacctgaggttggTGGCACCGATGCGTACTTTAAGCGCGACTTTCTAGATCGCAGTATCGGCCACAGCTGCATGGTTTGCGACCGCTTGTGGCTCGGCAACAATTTGACCACCATTTCCAGCATCGGAAACGAGCAATCCCGCGCCAACGCCATCGCCGTTCTACAGCGGGAGTATGCCGCCACCAGTCAAGAAGATCACAGTGAGTACACAGTGTGCCCTACTTGCAAAGGCTCTTTGGTGACGGGCAAAGCCCCGGCGATGAGCGTGACGTATGGCTACCGCTACCCGCCCAAACCGGATCACATGCCCGAGCTCAACCCGTTGGAAGAACGCCTGATCGCTCCTCGCTTGCCCTTTATGAGCATCAGGCGTTTGACGCATGGCAGCGGCCAACACGGCATCAAGGGCCAAGTGTTGAACGTACCCATAAACGTGCAAAACACGTTGCAGTGCCTGCTACGAAACATCCCCGACGACGCGGCCTTCGATGTGCACCTCAAGCGGCGGCTCGTGAACAAACCATCGTGCAAGGAGGGACTCATCAAGAAACGAAACGCGCTAGAACGTTCTCCGCTTTAGTAATACCTAAAGATCAAGGTCAATTGGAGTCGCCTCGTGCAGTTTGACGATGACGTGCAGTGCGATGACGACGAAATTGAGCCGACGCCATAG